The Malus domestica chromosome 10, GDT2T_hap1 genome contains a region encoding:
- the LOC103446211 gene encoding WRKY transcription factor 71 codes for MSDQEPKDLYYHDLFQYEDHDGGMVSINNQPNLQGFDVNPSYMNLTECLKGSMDYNSLATAFGLSSSTSEALFSSIEGDQKPANHLGYSGGGGGGDVETPLTPNSSMSSSSAEAGADEDCGKNKKDRQPKGSSEDGGDSSKKVSKLAKKKGEKKQREPRFAFMTKSEVDHLEDGYRWRKYGQKAVKNSPYPRSYYRCTTQKCGVKKRVERSYEDPSTVITTYEGQHNHPLPATLRGNAAAALFPPSMLNLAPATRTFSTLAGGGPSSAFSQEFLFQMPQYMISNNANQGSSRNPNYHLQQFQLPHGAADQYGLLQDLVPSMFLKQEP; via the exons ATGTCTGATCAGGAACCGAAAGACCTTTACTACCATGACCTATTTCAGTATGAAGATCATGATGGTGGGATGGTCAGCATCAACAACCAGCCAAATTTGCAAGGGTTTGATGTGAATCCTTCATACATGAACTTAACAGAGTGTTTGAAAGGATCTATGGACTATAATTCACTTGCAACGGCTTTTGGCTTGTCATCTTCAACCTCTGAAGCACTATTTTCGTCTATTGAAGGCGATCAAAAGCCTGCTAATCATCTTGGATATTCAGGTGGTGGCGGAGGCGGTGATGTGGAAACTCCTTTGACGCCAAACTCTTCCATGTCGTCTTCTTCAGCTGAGGCTGGTGCTGATGAGGACTGTGGTAAGAATAAGAAAGATAGGCAGCCAAAAGGGTCATCAGAAGATGGAGGAGATAGCTCTAAGAAAGT GAGCAAACTAGcaaagaagaagggagagaaaaAGCAAAGAGAGCCACGATTTGCCTTCATGACCAAGAGTGAGGTTGATCATCTAGAAGATGGATACAGATGGAGAAAATATGGGCAGAAAGCTGTGAAAAATAGCCCATATCCAAG AAGCTACTACCGGTGTACGACACAAAAATGCGGGGTCAAGAAACGCGTAGAGAGGTCGTACGAGGACCCATCCACTGTGATTACGACATACGAAGGTCAGCACAACCACCCACTTCCAGCAACCCTTAGAGGAAATGCGGCTGCAGCATTGTTCCCACCTTCTATGCTAAACCTAGCACCCGCCACGCGTACATTCTCAACCTTGGCTGGTGGTGGCCCGAGCTCTGCCTTTTCTCAGGAATTCTTGTTTCAAATGCCCCAATACATGATCAGTAACAATGCTAATCAGGGATCGTCACGAAACCCTAATTATCATCTGCAGCAGTTTCAACTGCCTCATGGAGCTGCTGATCAGTATGGACTTTTGCAGGACTTGGTTCCTTCCATGTTCCTCAAACAAGAGCCTTGA